A DNA window from Theobroma cacao cultivar B97-61/B2 chromosome 5, Criollo_cocoa_genome_V2, whole genome shotgun sequence contains the following coding sequences:
- the LOC18600385 gene encoding kinesin-like protein KIFC3 isoform X1 — protein MCSESCDRSLLDEVEENTNSMDEDTISNTNQEISPAQGPTLPILQKVINLSNSIQNLKMEHEILSNQVKGITTDSFPGHDVVGTIQLLNNEYELLKKKYLDESSERKRLYNEVIELKGNIRVFCRCRPLNQCEVVNGSSSVVEFDSSQDTELQIISSDSSKKQFKFDHVFRPEDGQEVVFAQTKPIVTSVLDGYNVCIFAYGQTGTGKTFTMEGTPENRGVNYRTLEELFRVSGQRGGVMRYELFVSMMEVYNEKIRDLLGENSNRPTKKLEIKQAAEGTQEVPGLVEAPVYSTEEVWELLKSGSRVRSVGATNANELSSRSHCLLRVTVRGTNLVNGQKTRSHLWLVDLAGSERVGKIEVEGERLKESQFINKSLSALGDVISALASKTGHVPYRNSKLTHMLQSSLGGDCKTLMFVQISPSDADLGETICSLNFASRVRGIEGGPARKQVDLSELYKYKQMAEKLKHDEKETKKLQDNVQSLQLRLAAREHICKSLQEKVRDLENQLAEERKTRLKQETRAFAAPASSRPSLTQAAEKTKMEKKPPLGPSKLRLPLRRLTNFMPPASPMPTNRKTARIAMAASDDKENYPKTVMAPPTNTKALLKPRRVSIAVRPSTTTTQVIQPKRRVSIATLQPHSYMTTPLRSSASGFNNGGTMDRPSLVRDPRKARYSRLFSPLPEFRNPSETTPAATRSSSKFMGSPPPPAQAGSWKPRHPTVVALQRKSVVWSPLKLRGMQSHRKSSLLPLRPSALRE, from the exons ATGTGCTCGGAGAGTTGCGATCGGAGCCTTCTTGATGAAG TAGAAGAGAATACCAATTCTATGGATGAGGACACTATATCCAACACGAACCAAGAAATTTCTCCGGCTCAGGGGCCAACTCTTCCGATATTACAGAAAGTTATTAATTTGAGTAACAGTATTCag AATTTGAAGATGGAGCACGAAATTCTGTCTAATCAAGTGAAGGGCATCACTACAGATTCGTTTCCTGGCCATGATGTTGTAGGAACTATTCAGCTTCTCA ATAATGAATATGAACTTCTGAAGAAGAAGTATCTAGATGAGTCATCAGAGAGGAAGCGCCTTTACAATGAAGTGATTGAACTTAAAGGAAACATCAGGGTCTTCTGCAGATGTAGACCACTAAACCAATGTGAAGTTGTGAATGGGTCCTCTTCTGTAGTTGAATTTGACTCGTCCCAAGATACTGAGCTACAGATAATTTCTTCTGATTCTTCCAAGAAGCAATTCAAGTTTGACCATGTATTTAGGCCTGAGGATGGCCAAG AGGTTGTTTTTGCACAAACTAAACCAATTGTCACTTCTGTATTGGATGGCTATAATGTCTGCATATTTGCTTATGGGCAAACTGGAACTGGGAAGACATTTACAATGGAGGGAACACCAGAAAATAGGGGAGTTAACTACAGGACATTGGAGGAGTTGTTTCGAGTTTCTGGACAGAGAGGTGGTGTAATGAGATACGAGCTATTTGTCAGCATGATGGAGGTCTACAATGAAAAGATAAGGGACCTTCTAGGAGAAAACTCCAACCGGCCTACTAAAAA GTTGGAGATCAAGCAAGCAGCAGAAGGGACACAAGAAGTTCCAGGACTTGTTGAGGCTCCTGTTTACAGCACAGAGGAAGTGTGGGAGCTGCTAAAGTCCGGAAGTCGGGTCAGATCTGTGGGAGCCACCAACGCCAATGAATTGAGCAGCCGTTCTCACTG CTTGCTGCGTGTAACTGTAAGGGGAACAAATTTGGTAAATGGCCAAAAGACCAGGAGTCACCTGTGGCTGGTAGATTTGGCTGGAAGTGAGCGTGTGGGAAAGATTGAAGTTGAAGGTGAAAGGTTGAAGGAATCCCAGTTTATTAATAAATCTCTCTCAGCGCTAGGTGATGTGATTTCTGCCCTTGCATCCAAAACAGGCCACGTTCCTTATag GAACTCAAAGCTCACACATATGCTACAGAGCTCTCTGG GAGGAGATTGCAAGACCCTGATGTTTGTACAGATCAGCCCAAGTGATGCAGACCTTGGGGAGACCATCTGTTCACTGAATTTTGCGAGCCGAGTCAGGGGGATTGAAGGTGGTCCTGCCCGCAAACAGGTGGATCTCTCCGAGCTTTACAAGTATAAGCAAATG GCAGAAAAGTTAAAACATGATGAGAAGGAAACAAAGAAGCTGCAGGATAATGTACAGTCATTGCAGTTGAGACTGGCTGCTAGAGAACATATATGCAAAAGTCTCCAAGAAAAG GTTCGTGACCTAGAAAATCAATTAGCAGAGGAACGGAAAACCAGATTAAAGCAGGAAACCAGAGCTTTTGCTGCTCCTGCTTCTAGTAGACCATCTCTTACACAAGCAGCAGAGAAGAccaaaatggagaaaaaaCCACCATTGGGTCCATCAAAACTGAGGCTACCATTGCGAAGGCTCACCAATTTCATGCCTCCAGCATCACCTATGCCAACTAACAGAAAGACAGCTAGAATTGCCATGGCAGCATCAgatgacaaagaaaactaCCCCAAAACTGTGATGGCACCACCAACAAACACAAAAGCCCTGTTGAAACCAAGACGGGTTTCCATTGCTGTCAGACCTTCAACCACGACGACACAAGTTATTCAGCCTAAAAGGCGAGTATCCATCGCCACCCTGCAGCCACATTCATACATGACCACACCACTCCGCAGCTCTGCTTCTGGTTTCAACAATGGTGGCACAATGGACAGACCATCATTAGTGCGGGATCCGAGGAAAGCAAGATACTCAAGATTGTTTTCTCCATTGCCAGAGTTCAGGAACCCATCAGAGACAACACCTGCAGCCACGAGAAGCAGCAGCAAGTTCATGGGGAGTCCTCCTCCTCCTGCACAGGCAGGTTCATGGAAGCCAAGGCATCCAACCGTTGTTGCTTTGCAGCGGAAATCAGTGGTGTGGAGTCCGCTCAAGTTAAGAGGCATGCAAAGTCACAGAAAGTCATCACTGTTGCCTTTACGACCTTCAGCTCTGAGGGAATGA
- the LOC18600385 gene encoding kinesin-like protein KIFC3 isoform X2 — MCSESCDRSLLDEEENTNSMDEDTISNTNQEISPAQGPTLPILQKVINLSNSIQNLKMEHEILSNQVKGITTDSFPGHDVVGTIQLLNNEYELLKKKYLDESSERKRLYNEVIELKGNIRVFCRCRPLNQCEVVNGSSSVVEFDSSQDTELQIISSDSSKKQFKFDHVFRPEDGQEVVFAQTKPIVTSVLDGYNVCIFAYGQTGTGKTFTMEGTPENRGVNYRTLEELFRVSGQRGGVMRYELFVSMMEVYNEKIRDLLGENSNRPTKKLEIKQAAEGTQEVPGLVEAPVYSTEEVWELLKSGSRVRSVGATNANELSSRSHCLLRVTVRGTNLVNGQKTRSHLWLVDLAGSERVGKIEVEGERLKESQFINKSLSALGDVISALASKTGHVPYRNSKLTHMLQSSLGGDCKTLMFVQISPSDADLGETICSLNFASRVRGIEGGPARKQVDLSELYKYKQMAEKLKHDEKETKKLQDNVQSLQLRLAAREHICKSLQEKVRDLENQLAEERKTRLKQETRAFAAPASSRPSLTQAAEKTKMEKKPPLGPSKLRLPLRRLTNFMPPASPMPTNRKTARIAMAASDDKENYPKTVMAPPTNTKALLKPRRVSIAVRPSTTTTQVIQPKRRVSIATLQPHSYMTTPLRSSASGFNNGGTMDRPSLVRDPRKARYSRLFSPLPEFRNPSETTPAATRSSSKFMGSPPPPAQAGSWKPRHPTVVALQRKSVVWSPLKLRGMQSHRKSSLLPLRPSALRE; from the exons ATGTGCTCGGAGAGTTGCGATCGGAGCCTTCTTGATGAAG AAGAGAATACCAATTCTATGGATGAGGACACTATATCCAACACGAACCAAGAAATTTCTCCGGCTCAGGGGCCAACTCTTCCGATATTACAGAAAGTTATTAATTTGAGTAACAGTATTCag AATTTGAAGATGGAGCACGAAATTCTGTCTAATCAAGTGAAGGGCATCACTACAGATTCGTTTCCTGGCCATGATGTTGTAGGAACTATTCAGCTTCTCA ATAATGAATATGAACTTCTGAAGAAGAAGTATCTAGATGAGTCATCAGAGAGGAAGCGCCTTTACAATGAAGTGATTGAACTTAAAGGAAACATCAGGGTCTTCTGCAGATGTAGACCACTAAACCAATGTGAAGTTGTGAATGGGTCCTCTTCTGTAGTTGAATTTGACTCGTCCCAAGATACTGAGCTACAGATAATTTCTTCTGATTCTTCCAAGAAGCAATTCAAGTTTGACCATGTATTTAGGCCTGAGGATGGCCAAG AGGTTGTTTTTGCACAAACTAAACCAATTGTCACTTCTGTATTGGATGGCTATAATGTCTGCATATTTGCTTATGGGCAAACTGGAACTGGGAAGACATTTACAATGGAGGGAACACCAGAAAATAGGGGAGTTAACTACAGGACATTGGAGGAGTTGTTTCGAGTTTCTGGACAGAGAGGTGGTGTAATGAGATACGAGCTATTTGTCAGCATGATGGAGGTCTACAATGAAAAGATAAGGGACCTTCTAGGAGAAAACTCCAACCGGCCTACTAAAAA GTTGGAGATCAAGCAAGCAGCAGAAGGGACACAAGAAGTTCCAGGACTTGTTGAGGCTCCTGTTTACAGCACAGAGGAAGTGTGGGAGCTGCTAAAGTCCGGAAGTCGGGTCAGATCTGTGGGAGCCACCAACGCCAATGAATTGAGCAGCCGTTCTCACTG CTTGCTGCGTGTAACTGTAAGGGGAACAAATTTGGTAAATGGCCAAAAGACCAGGAGTCACCTGTGGCTGGTAGATTTGGCTGGAAGTGAGCGTGTGGGAAAGATTGAAGTTGAAGGTGAAAGGTTGAAGGAATCCCAGTTTATTAATAAATCTCTCTCAGCGCTAGGTGATGTGATTTCTGCCCTTGCATCCAAAACAGGCCACGTTCCTTATag GAACTCAAAGCTCACACATATGCTACAGAGCTCTCTGG GAGGAGATTGCAAGACCCTGATGTTTGTACAGATCAGCCCAAGTGATGCAGACCTTGGGGAGACCATCTGTTCACTGAATTTTGCGAGCCGAGTCAGGGGGATTGAAGGTGGTCCTGCCCGCAAACAGGTGGATCTCTCCGAGCTTTACAAGTATAAGCAAATG GCAGAAAAGTTAAAACATGATGAGAAGGAAACAAAGAAGCTGCAGGATAATGTACAGTCATTGCAGTTGAGACTGGCTGCTAGAGAACATATATGCAAAAGTCTCCAAGAAAAG GTTCGTGACCTAGAAAATCAATTAGCAGAGGAACGGAAAACCAGATTAAAGCAGGAAACCAGAGCTTTTGCTGCTCCTGCTTCTAGTAGACCATCTCTTACACAAGCAGCAGAGAAGAccaaaatggagaaaaaaCCACCATTGGGTCCATCAAAACTGAGGCTACCATTGCGAAGGCTCACCAATTTCATGCCTCCAGCATCACCTATGCCAACTAACAGAAAGACAGCTAGAATTGCCATGGCAGCATCAgatgacaaagaaaactaCCCCAAAACTGTGATGGCACCACCAACAAACACAAAAGCCCTGTTGAAACCAAGACGGGTTTCCATTGCTGTCAGACCTTCAACCACGACGACACAAGTTATTCAGCCTAAAAGGCGAGTATCCATCGCCACCCTGCAGCCACATTCATACATGACCACACCACTCCGCAGCTCTGCTTCTGGTTTCAACAATGGTGGCACAATGGACAGACCATCATTAGTGCGGGATCCGAGGAAAGCAAGATACTCAAGATTGTTTTCTCCATTGCCAGAGTTCAGGAACCCATCAGAGACAACACCTGCAGCCACGAGAAGCAGCAGCAAGTTCATGGGGAGTCCTCCTCCTCCTGCACAGGCAGGTTCATGGAAGCCAAGGCATCCAACCGTTGTTGCTTTGCAGCGGAAATCAGTGGTGTGGAGTCCGCTCAAGTTAAGAGGCATGCAAAGTCACAGAAAGTCATCACTGTTGCCTTTACGACCTTCAGCTCTGAGGGAATGA